A portion of the Solea senegalensis isolate Sse05_10M unplaced genomic scaffold, IFAPA_SoseM_1 scf7180000015701, whole genome shotgun sequence genome contains these proteins:
- the LOC122762479 gene encoding tRNA-dihydrouridine(20) synthase [NAD(P)+]-like isoform X2, with the protein MAAGRLSFRNITALAPMVRVGTLPMRLLALDYGADVVYCEELIDIKMVQCQRVVNEVLQTVDFVAPDDRVMFRTCEREKDRVVFQMGTADPDRALAVARLVEKDVAAVDVNMGCPKEYSTKGGMGAALLSDPDKIEAILTKLVTGVSIPVTCKIRILPSVEETISLVQRIERTGVAAVAVHGRFKEERPRHPVHCNYIQAVARAVSIPVIANGGSLDVVKTNADIEHFRRATGASSVMLARAAMWNVSVFVSEGPLPVEKVMEEYLKYAIRYDNHAFNTKYCLCQMLRDKVESPLGKQVQAAQTNAEISAAYGLHTFCRHVQEQQQTRRAALQSGGQSERPVMDGDVTTVAVKFERRNYPPQITPKMFLLEWSRRERVEQPLYETVQRSQDRGFQSTVTVAGKRFRSTLWEKSKKFAEQAAAVVCLRVLGIPEGRIGEEDSGLVCKRKRDGKTNGGAEQQQEQSKKRHLGDVQQETQSSATPALANGDHREADTPPEQAQP; encoded by the exons ATGGCAGCAGGGAGGCTGAGCTTCAGGAACATCACTGCCCTGGCTCCCATGGTCCGGGTGGGGACCCTGCCCATGAGGCTACTGGCTCTGGACTACGGAGCTGATGTGGTTTACTGCGAG GAGCTGATCGACATCAAAATGGTCCAGTGTCAGAGGGTGGTGAACG AGGTTCTGCAGACGGTGGACTTTGTGGCTCCGGACGACCGCGTGATGTTCCGGACATGTGAGCGAGAGAAGGACAGAGTCGTCTTCCAGATG GGAACCGCTGATCCGGACCGAGCGCTGGCCGTGGCTCGTCTCGT GGAGAAGGACGTGGCTGCGGTCGACGTGAACATGGGCTGTCCAAAGGAATATTCCACCAAG GGAGGGATGGGAGCTGCTCTGCTGTCAGACCCTGACAAGATAGAGGCG ATCCTCACAAAGCTCGTCACAGGTGTTTCCATTCCAGTCACCTGTAAAATCAGGATCCTGCCCTCG GTGGAGGAAACGATCAGTTTGGTGCAGAGGATCGAGAGGACGGGCGTCGCCGCGGTCGCTGTCCACGGCAG GTTTAAGGAAGAGCGCCCCCGACACCCCGTCCACTGTAACTACATCCAAGCCGTTGCTCGGGCTGTTTCCATCCCTGTCATCGCCAA TGGAGGTTCTCTGGATGTGGTGAAGACCAACGCTGACATCGAGCACTTCAGGCGGGCGACCGGCGCCTCGTCGGTCATGTTGGCTCGCGCTGCCATGTGGAACGTGTCCGTGTTCGTCAGTGAAGGTCCACTTCCTGTGGAGAAGGTCATGGAGGAGTATCTCAAATAT gcGATCCGGTACGACAACCACGCCTTCAACACCAAGTACTGTCTGTGTCAGATGCTGCGGGACAAGGTGGAGTCTCCTCTGGGGAAGCAGGTGCAGGCCGCTCAGACCAACGCGGAGATCAG cGCGGCGTACGGCCTGCACACCTTCTGCCGACatgtgcaggagcagcagcagaccaggaGGGCGGCGCTGCAGAGCGGCGGGCAGAGCGAGCGGCCGGTCATGGACGGAGACGTCACCACCGTGGCCGTCAAGTTTGAACG gagGAATTATCCGCCTCAGATCACTCCAAAGATGTTCCTGCTGGAGTGGAGTCGCAGAGAGCGAGTGGAGCAGCCGCTGTACGAGACG GTGCAGCGCTCGCAGGACCGAGGCTTTCAGTCGACTGTGACTGTCGCAGGAAAGAGATTCAGATCAACACTGTG GGAGAAGTCCAAAAAGTTTGCAGAACAGGCGGCCGCCGTCGTCTGCCTGCGAGTTCTGGGAATCCCCGAGGGTCGCATCGGCGAGGAAGACTCAGGCTTGGTCTGCAAGAGGAAGAGGGACGGGAAGACGAACGGCGGcgcggagcagcagcaggaacagagCAAGAAACGGCACCTGGGTGACGTCCAGCAGGAAACGCAAAGCTCAGCGACTCCAGCGTTGGCGAACGGTGACCATCGTGAGGCGGACACGCCTCCAGAGCAAGCGCAGCCTTAG
- the LOC122762479 gene encoding tRNA-dihydrouridine(20) synthase [NAD(P)+]-like isoform X1, giving the protein MAAGRLSFRNITALAPMVRVGTLPMRLLALDYGADVVYCEELIDIKMVQCQRVVNEVLQTVDFVAPDDRVMFRTCEREKDRVVFQMGTADPDRALAVARLVEKDVAAVDVNMGCPKEYSTKGGMGAALLSDPDKIEAILTKLVTGVSIPVTCKIRILPSVEETISLVQRIERTGVAAVAVHGRFKEERPRHPVHCNYIQAVARAVSIPVIANGGSLDVVKTNADIEHFRRATGASSVMLARAAMWNVSVFVSEGPLPVEKVMEEYLKYAIRYDNHAFNTKYCLCQMLRDKVESPLGKQVQAAQTNAEISAAYGLHTFCRHVQEQQQTRRAALQSGGQSERPVMDGDVTTVAVKFERRNYPPQITPKMFLLEWSRRERVEQPLYETVRGDDDRTVTEDLKVLLTRRLCSRVCSQVQRSQDRGFQSTVTVAGKRFRSTLWEKSKKFAEQAAAVVCLRVLGIPEGRIGEEDSGLVCKRKRDGKTNGGAEQQQEQSKKRHLGDVQQETQSSATPALANGDHREADTPPEQAQP; this is encoded by the exons ATGGCAGCAGGGAGGCTGAGCTTCAGGAACATCACTGCCCTGGCTCCCATGGTCCGGGTGGGGACCCTGCCCATGAGGCTACTGGCTCTGGACTACGGAGCTGATGTGGTTTACTGCGAG GAGCTGATCGACATCAAAATGGTCCAGTGTCAGAGGGTGGTGAACG AGGTTCTGCAGACGGTGGACTTTGTGGCTCCGGACGACCGCGTGATGTTCCGGACATGTGAGCGAGAGAAGGACAGAGTCGTCTTCCAGATG GGAACCGCTGATCCGGACCGAGCGCTGGCCGTGGCTCGTCTCGT GGAGAAGGACGTGGCTGCGGTCGACGTGAACATGGGCTGTCCAAAGGAATATTCCACCAAG GGAGGGATGGGAGCTGCTCTGCTGTCAGACCCTGACAAGATAGAGGCG ATCCTCACAAAGCTCGTCACAGGTGTTTCCATTCCAGTCACCTGTAAAATCAGGATCCTGCCCTCG GTGGAGGAAACGATCAGTTTGGTGCAGAGGATCGAGAGGACGGGCGTCGCCGCGGTCGCTGTCCACGGCAG GTTTAAGGAAGAGCGCCCCCGACACCCCGTCCACTGTAACTACATCCAAGCCGTTGCTCGGGCTGTTTCCATCCCTGTCATCGCCAA TGGAGGTTCTCTGGATGTGGTGAAGACCAACGCTGACATCGAGCACTTCAGGCGGGCGACCGGCGCCTCGTCGGTCATGTTGGCTCGCGCTGCCATGTGGAACGTGTCCGTGTTCGTCAGTGAAGGTCCACTTCCTGTGGAGAAGGTCATGGAGGAGTATCTCAAATAT gcGATCCGGTACGACAACCACGCCTTCAACACCAAGTACTGTCTGTGTCAGATGCTGCGGGACAAGGTGGAGTCTCCTCTGGGGAAGCAGGTGCAGGCCGCTCAGACCAACGCGGAGATCAG cGCGGCGTACGGCCTGCACACCTTCTGCCGACatgtgcaggagcagcagcagaccaggaGGGCGGCGCTGCAGAGCGGCGGGCAGAGCGAGCGGCCGGTCATGGACGGAGACGTCACCACCGTGGCCGTCAAGTTTGAACG gagGAATTATCCGCCTCAGATCACTCCAAAGATGTTCCTGCTGGAGTGGAGTCGCAGAGAGCGAGTGGAGCAGCCGCTGTACGAGACGGTGAGAGGCGACGACGACCGGACGGTCACAGAAGACTTAAAAGTGTTATTAACGCGACGCTTGTGTTCTCGCGTGTGTTCGCAGGTGCAGCGCTCGCAGGACCGAGGCTTTCAGTCGACTGTGACTGTCGCAGGAAAGAGATTCAGATCAACACTGTG GGAGAAGTCCAAAAAGTTTGCAGAACAGGCGGCCGCCGTCGTCTGCCTGCGAGTTCTGGGAATCCCCGAGGGTCGCATCGGCGAGGAAGACTCAGGCTTGGTCTGCAAGAGGAAGAGGGACGGGAAGACGAACGGCGGcgcggagcagcagcaggaacagagCAAGAAACGGCACCTGGGTGACGTCCAGCAGGAAACGCAAAGCTCAGCGACTCCAGCGTTGGCGAACGGTGACCATCGTGAGGCGGACACGCCTCCAGAGCAAGCGCAGCCTTAG
- the LOC122762480 gene encoding asc-type amino acid transporter 1-like has product MGFLLLWSAVLIMYPTTLAVIALTFSSYVLQPVFPNCVPPYMATRMLSATCLLLLTWVNCSSVRWATRIQDIFTVGKLMALGLIIVVGLVQIFNGNYEALTPQVAFSLEKTPTVGQIALAFLQASFAFSGWNFLNYVTEEVVEPRRNLPRAIYISIPLVTFVYTLTNIAYFSSMSPDELLSSNAVAVTFGEKLLGMFSVIMPISVALSTFGGINGYLFTSSRLCFSGAREGHLPSLLAMIHYKNCTPIPALLVCCAATIVILCIGETHNLINYVSFINYLSYGVTIAGLLFYRWKKPSLYRPIKVNLLVPVCYLMFWALLLGFSLYSEPVVCGVGLVIMLTGVPVYFLGVHWKEKPKCIYNFIERATYVGQRLCFVVFPQIDPIEVANSSEWTDRSSGRSSLSANS; this is encoded by the exons ATGGG GTTTCTGCTGTTGTGGAGCGCCGTCCTCATCATGTATCCGACCACGCTGGCGGTCATCGCCCTCACCTTCTCTAGCTACGTCCTGCAGCCCGTCTTCCCAAACTGCGTCCCTCCGTACATGGCGACGAGGATGCTCTCGGCCACGTGTCTCC TGCTGCTGACGTGGGTGAACTGCTCCAGTGTTCGTTGGGCCACCAGGATCCAGGACATCTTCACTGTGGGGAAACTGATGGCTCTGGGTCTTATCATTGTGGTTGGCCTGGTCCAGATCTTCAACG ggAACTACGAGGCTCTGACTCCTCAGGTGGCCTTCTCTCTGGAGAAGACGCCGACGGTCGGACAGATCGCTCTGGCTTTCCTTCAGGCCTCGTTCGCCTTCAGCGGCTGGAACTTTCTCAACTATGTGACAGAAGAGGTGGTTGAACCCAGACG GAATCTACCTCGTGCCATCTACATTTCCATTCCATTGGTGACGTTTGTGTACACGCTCACCAACATCGCCTACTTCTCCTCCATGTCGCCCGACGAGCTGCTGTCGTCCAACGCTGTGGCTGTA ACGTTCGGAGAGAAGCTCCTGGGAATGTTCTCCGTCATCATGCCCATCTCTGTCGCTCTGTCCACCTTTGGGGGGATCAACGGTTACCTGTTCACTTCCTCCAG GTTGTGTTTCTCAGGTGCCAGAGAAGGTCACCTGCCCAGCCTGCTGGCCATGATCCACTACAAGAACTGTACACCAATCCCTGCTCTGCTGGTCTGC TGCGCTGCCACCATCGTGATCCTCTGCATCGGAGAAACACACAACCTCATCAACTATGTCTCCTTCATCAACTACCTGTCGTACGGCGTCACAATCGCAGGTCTGCTGTTCTACCGCTGGAAGAAACCCAGCCTTTACCGACCCATCAAG GTGAACCTGCTGGTTCCTGTGTGTTACCTGATGTTCTGGGCGCTGCTGCTGGGCTTCAGTCTTTACTCTGAGCCGGTGGTTTGTGGTGTCGGACTGGTCATTATGCTCACTGGTGTACCTGTGTACTTCCTGGGTGTCCACTGGAAAGAAAAACCAAAGTGTATCTACAACTTCATCG AGAGGGCGACATACGTGGGCCAGAGGTTGTGTTTCGTGGTCTTTCCTCAGATTGACCCCATCGAGGTCGCAAACTCCTCAGAATGGACTGACCGCTCATCAGGCAGGAGCAGTTTGTCTGCCAATTCTTAA